A region of Toxorhynchites rutilus septentrionalis strain SRP chromosome 1, ASM2978413v1, whole genome shotgun sequence DNA encodes the following proteins:
- the LOC129768452 gene encoding uncharacterized protein LOC129768452: MDMVKKCLWIGGLLHLVVLLCCKTATASPEGINIYKDILRGKNEEDEFAVIVNEEIMPKLAFFRTPLYSLPDINGGEVLGKRTVNKYKNMMLNKDDVDDHEQSKEAAPFSFPRVTPKRSPGAILSWAIPAANRVRLVNTYRPPGIDRPAA; this comes from the exons ATGGATATGGTCAAGAAGTGTCTCTGGATCGGAGGCCTCCTCCATCTGGTGGTGCTCCTCTGTTGCAAGACAGCGACGGCCTCACCCGAAGGGATTAATATCTACAAAG ACATACTCCGCGGGAAGAACGAAGAGGACGAGTTTGCTGTGATTGTCAACGAGGAGATCATGCCTAAGTTAG CATTTTTCAGGACACCTCTGTATTCGCTACCGGATATCAACGGGGGTGAAGTATTGGGCAAACGGACCGTCAATAAGTACAAGA ATATGATGCTCAACAAGGACGATGTTGATGATCACGAACAGAGCAAGGAAGCAGCTCCTTTTTCCTTCCCACGTGTAACTCCCAAAAGATCACCGGGCGCAATACTCAGCTGGGCAATTCCCGCAGCAAATAGGGT TCGGCTTGTGAACACCTACAGACCTCCAGGGATAGACCGACCGGCAGCTTAA
- the LOC129768380 gene encoding GPI transamidase component PIG-S-like isoform X1: protein MESGNTEASDKSSVAAVTEKENAMDNGDPATESHTHSNGKSSDLQEETIHIYATLAFIVVIVMIGVPMWWKTTEVYRVSLPYAEIEALGEVPIKATIRMGLFVKSTDRKEILMFELRKKFENNFVFNLQLKDFSIDVETAQSAKTPAALETAVLKRHPLDLGEFALIEWGKLEDDVLVTSERTAFISESATSLKIYQVLSSWILQEYKLKAILGSKDMQTTKGRQLRLNTAPMQPHYEILISVLNPRPDIQRVHWNARAAAENYIVPFLSGLSAIANFTVKTQWIYQVEIQNHPQKQVQDSTKVRRHYVIPEDVLPHIITSFEKKLGNQISNDPGIHLVVYVPACELAPLRIYRKDGTRASVDNVEAFTSAKWGGIVFANPSDDAIIKCLEDPENSDVYVSSQDVMPVLLYQLRKILDLENNIPLLDTTLAPFDSIKARIWEADTFIRSNTIYRIHSATLTLQSLIQLLGGINYIVINDEVGEAIKDAYQRIVTAKDHLANNRLLEGAAEARRAYVSAERAFFDPSMLALLYFPSEQKYAIYIPLFLPIMIPVIFSFNTISKYLRKRFGKGDKQKSE from the exons AAACAATTCATATCTACGCCACTCTTGCATTCATCGTGGTTATCGTGATGATCGGGGTACCGATGTGGTGGAAGACCACCGAGGTTTATCGCGTCTCACTGCCATACGCAGAAATAGAAGCGTTGGGCGAGGTACCCATTAAAGCCACTATCCGAATGGGGTTGTTCGTAAAATCAACCGATCGTAAGGAGATCCTCATGTTCGAGCTGAGGAAGAAATTCGAGAATAACT TCGTATTTAACCTTCAGTTGAAGGACTTTTCAATTGATGTGGAAACTGCTCAATCGGCCAAAACACCGGCCGCTCTCGAGACGGCTGTTTTGAAGCGTCATCCACTGGATTTGGGGGAATTCGCTCTGATCGAATGGGGCAAGTTGGAAGATGACGTTCTTGTTACTTCAGAAAGAACGGCTTTTATTTCCGAAAGTGCCA CCTCGCTGAAGATATATCAAGTTTTGTCGTCTTGGATTCTCCAGGAGTACAAATTGAAGGCTATTCTCGGATCGAAGGACATGCAAACAACGAAGGGTCGCCAACTACGGCTTAACACAGCACCTATGCAACCTCACTACGAGATTCTGATTTCTGTACTCAATCCTCGACCCGACATTCAAAGGGTTCATTGGAATGCCAGAGCCGCAGCAGAAA ATTACATTGTACCCTTCTTGAGCGGACTGTCAGCGATTGCTAACTTCACCGTCAAAACCCAATGGATCTATCAGGTGGAAATTCAGAACCACCCTCAGAAACAGGTTCAAGACAGCACGAAAGTGCGCCGCCACTATGTGATTCCAGAAGATGTGCTGCCCCACATTATCACTTCGTTCGAGAAAAAACTAGGTAATCAGATTTCGAACGATCCGGGCATCCACCTGGTCGTGTATGTTCCGGCGTGCGAATTGGCACCGCTCCGAATCTACCGCAAGGACGGCACAAGGGCATCTGTCGACAATGTCGAAGCGTTCACTTCGGCCAAATGGGGTGGCATTGTGTTCGCAAACCCCTCGGACGATGCGATTATCAAGTGTCtggaagatccggaaaatagtGATGTATATGTCAGCTCTCAAGATGTCATGCCAGTGTTGCTGTACCAGCTGCGGAAAATCCTCGATCTCGAGAACAAT ATACCACTGCTGGACACCACCCTTGCACCGTTTGATTCTATTAAGGCACGAATTTGGGAGGCAGATACCTTCATTCGGTCGAACACTATTTACCGCATTCATTCTGCTACTTTGACGCTTCAATCTCTCATTCAGCTGCTCGGAGGAATTAATTATATCGTTATAAACGATGAGGTGGGTGAAGCCATCAAGGACGCTTACCAACGGATCGTAACAGCCAAGGATCATTTAGCGAACAACAGATTACTGGAGGGTGCCGCCGAAGCGAGACGGGCTTATGTGTCTGCCGAACGGGCTTTCTTCGATCCGAGCATGCTAGCGCTGCTGTATTTCCCCAGCGAGCAAAAGTATGCGATTTACATCCCACTGTTCTTGCCGATTATGATTCCGGTGATCTTTTCCTTTAACACGATCAGTAAGTACCTGAGGAAACGTTTCGGAAAAGGAGACAAACAGAAATCGGAGTGA